The sequence below is a genomic window from Streptomyces sp. NBC_00582.
AAGCAGTCGGAGTCGGCCGCCTGCCCGTACGGCAGCACCTGGAGGCCGGCGGGCAGCGCCAACGTGAGCGCGTTCTGCATGGTGCCGGGCTCGGCGGAGTCGTCCTTGGGGGCGAGGTAGTTGAGCAGGGCGCCCTGGTACTCGGGCAGCAGATCGATGTCGCCCGCCCTGAGCGCGGGGATCACGATCTCCCGGGTGCCGAGGTTGGGGCGGACCTTGACCTTGACGCCGGCCTGCTCCAGCACGGCCGCGTACAGGTAGCCGAGCACCTGGTTCTCGGTGAAGTTGGCGGTGCCGATGGTGATCCCGCCCTTGCTCGAACCACCGCCGGCGGTCGAGCCGTTCTGCTCGTTGAGGGAGGTGATGCCGCTGGAGCAGGCGGCAAGGGCGGGCACGGAGCCGGCGGCGAGAAGGCCACCGAGGAAGGTACGACGGTTCATGGGCGGTGTCCTAGGCGGTGCGGTGGCGGAAGAGGAAGCGCTGGAGGCCGGAGAGCAGCAGGTCGAGCGTGACGGCGACCACGGCGACCAGCACCGCGCCGCCCATCACCTGCACGAGGTCGCGCTGGGCGAGGCCGTCGAAGACGTAGCGGCCGAGGCCGCCGAAGGAGACGTACGCGGCGATGGTCGCCGTGGCGACGACCTGGATGAGCGCGAGCCGCAGGCCGGTCATGATCAGGGGGAGCGCGAGGGGCAGCTCCACCTGGAGGAGGACCTGGTGGCCGCGCATGCCCTGTCCGCGTGCCGCGTCCTTCACCTCCGGGTCGACGGCCGCCATGCCCGCGTAGGTGTTGGTGACGATCGAGGGGACCGCCAGGGCGACCAGCGCGACGTACACGGGCAGCATCGACAGCCCGCCGGCCAGGAAGACCAGCACCACCAGGCCGACGGTCGGCAGGGCGCGCCCGAACGACGCCAGGTTGATGGCGAGGAAGGCGCCCTTGCCGGTGTGGCCGATGAGGAGTCCGAGGGGCAGGCCGATCGCGGCGGCGATGAGGGTGGCGAGCAGCGAGTACTGGAGGTGTTCGGCGAGCCGGTGGGCGATGCCGTCGGAGCCGGACCACTGGGTGCCGCTGGTCAGCCACGAGCCGAGGTTCGTGAAGAGTTCGTACATGTCAGGCTCGCCGCCTCTTCCACGGGGTCAGGACGTACTGGAGGGCGACCAGGGCCGCGTCCGCGACGACGGCGAGGAGGATCGTGAGGACCACGCCCGCGATCACCGGGGTCGGGAAGTCGCGCTGGAAGCCATCGGTGAAGAGCTGGCCGAGGCCGCCGTCGCCGATGTAGGTGGCGACCGACACCAGGGAGATCGACATGACGGTCGCGATCCTCACGCCCGCCATGATCACGGGGAGCGCGAGCGGGAGCTCGACGGTCAGGAGGGTGCGCAGGGGGCGGGTGCCCATGGCCTTGGCCGCCTCCTTGGTCCGCGTGGGCACCGAGTCGAGGCCCTCGACCGTGTTCCGCAGCAGGACGACCAGGGTGTAGACGGTCAGGCCGATGACGGTCGTGGTGCGGGTGAGCCCGCTGACCGGCAGCAGGAGCACGAAGATCGCGATCGACGGGATCGTGAACAGGACGTTCGAGAGCCCGAGGAGGAAGCCGCGCAGGGGGCGGATCCGGTGGGCGACCACGGCGAGCGGCAGCGAGATCAGCAGGCCGAAGAAGACGGCGGTCAGCGCGGCCTGCAGATGGGAGAGCGTGAGCGTGGTCAGGTCGTCGGTGTGGCCCGCTATCCAGGACCAGTCGATGCTCATACGGCCACCCGGGCTTCCGCGTGGGCCTGGCCGGCGTGCTGGTGGACCTCGTCGCGGGATGTGACGCCGGTGAGGACGCCGGCCGCGTCGACGCGGGCGACCAGGCCGGTGGGGGAGGCGACGCACTCGTTGAGCGCGGACAGCAGGGAGTCGTCGTCGGTGAGCGGCCGTACGGGGAGCTCGGCGTCCTGGGAGGCCCAGTGGAGCGGCTTGCGGGCCTCGTCGAGGACGAGGCTCCAGGCGCCGCCCTCGGGGGCCGGGCCCTGGGGGACGCCCGCGAGGGTCTTCAGCGACAGCAGCTTCAGGCCGCGCTCGGCGCCGAGGAAGTCGGCGACGAAGTCGTCGGCGGGGCGGGCGAGCAGCTCGGCGGGGGAGGCGCACTGGACGAGGTGCCCGCCGGTGCGGAAGACGGCGATGCGGTCGCCGAGGCGGACGGCCTCGTCGATGTCATGGGTGACGAAGACGATGGTCTTGCTCAACTCCCTCTGGAGCCGGAGCAGTTCGTCCTGGAGCTGGGTGCGCACGACGGGGTCCACCGCGCCGAAGGGCTCGTCCATGAGCAGCACCGGCGGGTCGGCGGCGAGCGCGCGGGCCACCCCGACGCGCTGCTGCTGCCCGCCGGAGAGCTGGTGCGGGTAGCGCTTCCCGGCGTCGGCGGAGAGGCCGACGGTCTCCAGGAGTTCGGCGGCGCGGGCGCGGGCGCGGCGGCGGCCGTGGCCGAGCAGCAGCGGCACGGTGGCGATGTTGTCGAGCACCGTGCGGTGCGGGAAGAGGCCGGCCTGCTGGATGACGTACCCGATGGAACGGCGCAGTTCGGCCGCGTCCTGTCGGGTGACGTCCTTGCCGCCGACCCGGATGGTTCCGGACGTCGGTTCCACCATGCGGTTGACCATGCGCAGGGTGGTGGTCTTGCCGCAGCCGGAGGAGCCGACCAGTACGGTCACGCCGCCTTCCGGCATGTGCAGGGTGAGGTCGTGCACTGCTGTCGTGCCGTTGGGGAAGCGCTTGTGGACCGCATCGAACTGGATCATGAGATGTCCCTTGCCCGGCTGTATAACGTCATGCAGAGTTCTTGGTGACTGAATAGCTTGTCAACGGCTTGACGTTAATCCGACGTAACAGATGACCGCTGTGCAAGATCGAGTGTCCGCATTGGGAAGGGTTTGGGGTCAATGTCGTCTCAGATCGTGGATGACCCGAGTGTCGCGCCCAGCGGCCACAGCGGTCACAGCGGCCACAGCGGCCTCGTCGTTCTCGACGGCGTCGCCCTCGGCGTCCCGGACGTCGTCCGTCTCGCCGACGGCGCCGCGCGACCGGTCCCGGGGACCGACGCGCTGCGGCGGATGACGGAGGTCTGGGACGCCGCCCGGCAGATCGCCGCGACCGGACGTGTCTACGGCCGCTCCACCGGAGTCGGCGCCAACCGCAACGAGGACGTGCCCACCGAGGAGGCCGCCGAGCACGGGCTGCGGCTGCTGCGCAGCCATGCCGGCGCCATCGGCGAGGAACTCCCCGCCCGGCAGGTCCGCGCGATGCTCGCCGTCCGCGCCAACCAGCTCCTCGCCGGCGGAGCGGGACTGCGCCCCGGCGTCGTCACCGCCCTGTGCGAGGCCCTGGAGAGCGGCGCGCACCCGGTCGTCAACGAGTTCGGATCCGTGGGCACCGGAGACCTGGCGGCGCTGGCCCAGGTGGGCCTGGCGCTGGCCGGGGAGCATCCCTGGCGCGGCGACGGCGCCCCCGGGCCCCAGCCCCTCGACAACAACGACGCCCTCGCCCTGATCAGCAGCAACGCCCTCACCCTCGGCCAGTCCGCCCTCGCCCTGCACGAGCTGCGCGGACTCCTCGAAGCCACCCAGGTCGTCGCCGCCCTCTCCCTGCTGGCCGTGGACGGCTCGCACGAGGCGTACGCCGCCCCCGTGCACGCCGCCCGCCCCCACCGCGGCTCCACCGCGGTCGCCCGCCGGATGCGCGAGCTGACCGGCGCCGAGGACCGGCCCGCCCCTCCGCTCGGCCGCATCCAGGACCCGTACGGCTTCCGCTGCCTGCCCCAGATCCACGGCCCCGCGCACGACGCCGCCGACGCCCTGGAGGAGGTCCTCGCCATCGAGATCAACGCCGCCGCCGAGAACCCCCTCATCTCCCCCGAGGACCTGACCGCCTACCACCACGGCGGCTTCTACCAGGCCCAACTCGCCCTCGCCCTCGACCACTTCCGACTCTCACTGACCCAGGTCGCGCGGCTGTCCACCTCCCGGCTCTCCACCCTCAACGAGCCCGCCTACACCCGGCTGCGGCCCTTCCTCGCCGACGACCGGCCCGCCTCCTCCGGCGTGATGATCCTGGAGTACGCCGCCGGAGCCGCCCTCGGCGACCTGCGGGCCTTCTCCGCCCCCGCCTCGCTCGGCCACGCTGTACTCTCCCGAGGCGTCGAGGAACAGGCCAGTTTCGCCTCACTCGCCGCCCGGCAGACACTGCGCGCCTGCGGCGCGTACCGTCTCGTGGTCGGCTGCGAACTCGTCGCCGCCGTACGGGCGCTGCGCCAGCGCGAGCTGCGGCCCGCGCCGGGGGTTCCGGCCGGGCGGGCGCTGGAGCTCGCCGAGGCGGTGCTCGACGCGGACCAGGCCGACCGGCCGCTCACGGACGACGTGGGCGCGGCGGCCCGGCTGCTGGACCGGTTCACGGACATCTGGAGGGGGAGCGGGGCATGAGCGCGGAGACCGACATGGACGGCAGGGGCGTGGCGGACACACCCGCCGGACGGCTGCAGGCGCTCTTCGAGGGGCACCGGCTGACGCCGACCCAGCGGCGCATCGCCCACAGCATGGTGCGGCGCGCCGCCGACGTGCCGTTCCTCTCCAGCGTCGAACTGGCCGAGCTGGCCGGGGTCAGCCAGCCGTCCGTGACCCGGTTCGCCGTCGCCTCGATGTCACCGGCTACTGCTGGCCCTGCGATCGCGACATCGAATACGTCAGGCATCAGGTGTCCGAACTGGAAGAGATCGTCTCCGACCTGCTCGCCCCGCCCATCCGCCATGAACGCGAACGGCACGAACTGGCCCGGCTGAAGGCGATCCTCGACGCACACGAAAGGGACATCCGATGACTGTGTTCCCCCTCGACCACGAGACGGACGCGACCCGGAGAGTCATCCTCGCCGCGACGAACCGCCTGTTCGCCGGCACACCCCACCGGTCCACCGGCCGCCTCAACGTCTCCCAACTCGCCATCGAGGCCGACGTCAAACGCTGGAACCTCACCCATCAGCACACCGACCTCAAAGACCTCTTCCAGCAGCACGTGGCCTAGGACGAGGCGAACAGAGCGACACAGGCCCGATCGACCGACGCCTACGAGGAGCTGAAGGCGAAGTACAACGACCCGCAGGCCCACTGCCGGTTCCTGGAGGAGCGGCTCAAGACCTACGCGGCAGCACTCAACCCGCTCTCCTTGGAGCACGCTGCGGTCACCGGACGGGACGCAGAAGCGGCCAAGGTCCGCACGCTGCCCCGCCGTCGGCAGCAGATGCGGTGAGCGTTTCGCCCGGCAAGCGGCTCGATCTGGCCCCCGAAACAGTTCTCCGCACGCGCAAGGCGATCAGCTCCACGAGTGTCAGACGGCCTTTCCGGGACGGCTGGTGGAGAGACGTTCCCAGAGGCGGACCAAATGCACGTGTAGGGCATCCTCGGCCTCCTCAGCGGTCAAGCGCCCGATGAGCACATCGCTGGTCAGGCCGTCCGCGAGGGCGAGTAGGGCCCGGGCCTCGCGCTGCGGATCGAGCGTCGCAGCGTCATCGTCGGCCGGGCCGCTTTCGCCAGCCTCCGTGATGAGGCGCGCGAGAAGGGCCTGGAGAGCCGTTTGACGTGCTCCCTGGCCTAAAGTCCAGGGATTCCGGCCTGGGTTGTCTGACCCTTCCGGGGGCTTCCGAGCGCAGCCAAAGCGCCCCCGCACTCCCCAACACGACATGCGATTGATCGCCTGCATCACGCCAAGGGACACGACACCCATCTGTCGGGGGAGGGGTGCGCCGGCGAAGGCGCGGGTGTTCTGGATGGGTTGGTTGTGGGTGGGCTGGTAGGTGGGTTGGCGGGTGGGGTGTGTGCCGGGCGGCCGGGTGGTGTGCACAGGTCATGTCTGAGCATTCTGATCACCGGGTAAGCGCCCCGTTGTACGCCCCTCCGATGGGGTGAGGATCTCTCTGGTTCCTTGCGGCATATGTCAGATGCTGCGTCACTTGAGATATCCAACCGGTGGGCCGCCCGACCTCCTGGGGGACGTGACTTCGGTGTGGCTGCTGCCTCCCAGTAGGGGTAGGGGGTTACGGGCCATTCCGGGGCTGCGATGGGCACTCCCGAGAGGTATTGGATCGCCAGTCGGTGCCACTTTTGTGGCACCGACTGGTCGTTTGCCCCGCTGTATCCCCGCGGCGGACCGGTGACGCTACGGGGGAAGGATCGCGGACAAGTACAGCCCGTTGCAGGAAAGGACCGTCCGTGGATACCGCAGGGCATGCTGATCGGTCTCCTGGTGCCCGGCCTGGCGGGTGCTGTTCCGGCCGGATCCTCGGGCTCGTTCCGCAGGCCGTGACCGGCGGCCCGGCGCATCAGAGCGCTGGCGTATCGCACGCCAGCGGTGATGTTCGGGCGGGCTGTCGTAGAGGGCGCGGTGCACGAGTTCTGAACGGGGCGTCCCAAGCGCTCGGTGGAGATAGACGGTGTCTCAGTTGGCGCGGTTGCTCGATGACCGGGCAAGATGTGCCGGCATGGCAGACCCCGAGCTTGACCGCGTCAACGGTATTGCCCTCACTGCGGTGCAGGCCCTGCTAGGGCCGATCTGCTCCGCTGCGGTCGCGGTTGCGGTTGCGGCCGAGGAGGAAAGAGGCTGCTCTCCTTCTGGGTACATCGCCATACCCCCGAGATCGACGAGGACATTGTCGATATGATCGGTTGATCTGGAGGCGTTTCCCTACCCGGACAATCCGCTGATCGAATCGCGCGTCGTGGCGGATGCGCCGGAGGCGGCCGCCATGAGACGTCACGAGCGCATGATCCATTGGCGAAGTCCGGTGCAGGCTATGCCGACGAAGGCGAGGAAGAGGTCGGCCGTACGTTCGTAGCGGCGATGCAGGCGGCGACAGCCGTTGAGCCAGGACATGGTGCGTTCGATCACCCGGCGGTGCCGGCCCAGGCGGCCGGACGGCTCGATACCGCGGCGGGCGATCCGCGGGACGATCTGTCTGCGCCGTAACCAGTTGCAGGTGATCGAAGTCATAGCCCTCGTCCGCGGGAGCTTGGTCGGCCGACGTCGCCTGGGCCCGTAGCGGGAGCGGACCGGCGGGATGCCACGCATGAGCGGTATGAGGGCCTGACTGTCGTGCAGGTTGGCGCCGGAGATGCCCACCGAGAGCGGCAGCCCGTTGCGGTCACAGATGACGTGGAGCTTTGACTCTAGTGCCGCATCAGGCAACGTTCGCCCTGTGATGAGGCGTCACTGTTTTGCCGTCCTGGGCGGCGCCGGACGGCCAGAATGATCGCGTGGCTGAACGTGTGCAGGTCCGAGAGATCGATGACGACGAGGGCAGGCGGTTGCTACGGATCGTCCGTAGAGGCACGGGTTCGGTGGTGACCTGGCGGCGGGCTCAGATGGTGCTGTTATCCGCGCAGGGCATGCACGTGGCGAA
It includes:
- a CDS encoding ABC transporter ATP-binding protein, with translation MIQFDAVHKRFPNGTTAVHDLTLHMPEGGVTVLVGSSGCGKTTTLRMVNRMVEPTSGTIRVGGKDVTRQDAAELRRSIGYVIQQAGLFPHRTVLDNIATVPLLLGHGRRRARARAAELLETVGLSADAGKRYPHQLSGGQQQRVGVARALAADPPVLLMDEPFGAVDPVVRTQLQDELLRLQRELSKTIVFVTHDIDEAVRLGDRIAVFRTGGHLVQCASPAELLARPADDFVADFLGAERGLKLLSLKTLAGVPQGPAPEGGAWSLVLDEARKPLHWASQDAELPVRPLTDDDSLLSALNECVASPTGLVARVDAAGVLTGVTSRDEVHQHAGQAHAEARVAV
- a CDS encoding aromatic amino acid ammonia-lyase, which produces MSSQIVDDPSVAPSGHSGHSGHSGLVVLDGVALGVPDVVRLADGAARPVPGTDALRRMTEVWDAARQIAATGRVYGRSTGVGANRNEDVPTEEAAEHGLRLLRSHAGAIGEELPARQVRAMLAVRANQLLAGGAGLRPGVVTALCEALESGAHPVVNEFGSVGTGDLAALAQVGLALAGEHPWRGDGAPGPQPLDNNDALALISSNALTLGQSALALHELRGLLEATQVVAALSLLAVDGSHEAYAAPVHAARPHRGSTAVARRMRELTGAEDRPAPPLGRIQDPYGFRCLPQIHGPAHDAADALEEVLAIEINAAAENPLISPEDLTAYHHGGFYQAQLALALDHFRLSLTQVARLSTSRLSTLNEPAYTRLRPFLADDRPASSGVMILEYAAGAALGDLRAFSAPASLGHAVLSRGVEEQASFASLAARQTLRACGAYRLVVGCELVAAVRALRQRELRPAPGVPAGRALELAEAVLDADQADRPLTDDVGAAARLLDRFTDIWRGSGA
- a CDS encoding transposase, with amino-acid sequence MPDAALESKLHVICDRNGLPLSVGISGANLHDSQALIPLMRGIPPVRSRYGPRRRRPTKLPRTRAMTSITCNWLRRRQIVPRIARRGIEPSGRLGRHRRVIERTMSWLNGCRRLHRRYERTADLFLAFVGIACTGLRQWIMRS
- a CDS encoding ABC transporter permease, producing MSIDWSWIAGHTDDLTTLTLSHLQAALTAVFFGLLISLPLAVVAHRIRPLRGFLLGLSNVLFTIPSIAIFVLLLPVSGLTRTTTVIGLTVYTLVVLLRNTVEGLDSVPTRTKEAAKAMGTRPLRTLLTVELPLALPVIMAGVRIATVMSISLVSVATYIGDGGLGQLFTDGFQRDFPTPVIAGVVLTILLAVVADAALVALQYVLTPWKRRRA
- a CDS encoding ABC transporter permease; protein product: MYELFTNLGSWLTSGTQWSGSDGIAHRLAEHLQYSLLATLIAAAIGLPLGLLIGHTGKGAFLAINLASFGRALPTVGLVVLVFLAGGLSMLPVYVALVALAVPSIVTNTYAGMAAVDPEVKDAARGQGMRGHQVLLQVELPLALPLIMTGLRLALIQVVATATIAAYVSFGGLGRYVFDGLAQRDLVQVMGGAVLVAVVAVTLDLLLSGLQRFLFRHRTA